From Paenibacillus physcomitrellae, the proteins below share one genomic window:
- the queF gene encoding preQ(1) synthase, giving the protein MSGRQQDEMQDLTLLGNQGTKYPFNYAPDVLESFDNKHPYRDYFVKFNCPEFTSLCPITGQPDFATIYISYIPDIKMVESKSLKLYLFSFRNHGDFHEDCVNIIMNDLIKLMDPRYIEVWGKFTPRGGISIDPYCNYGKPGTKYEQMAEQRLFNHDMYPEKVDNR; this is encoded by the coding sequence ATGAGCGGAAGACAGCAAGACGAAATGCAGGACCTGACCCTGCTCGGCAATCAGGGCACTAAATATCCTTTCAACTACGCGCCTGATGTGCTTGAAAGCTTTGACAACAAACATCCTTACCGGGACTATTTCGTTAAATTCAACTGCCCGGAATTCACGAGCCTTTGTCCGATCACCGGACAGCCGGATTTTGCTACCATCTATATCAGCTATATTCCGGACATCAAAATGGTGGAAAGCAAATCGCTGAAGCTTTATCTGTTCAGCTTCCGCAACCATGGCGATTTCCACGAGGACTGCGTCAACATCATTATGAACGATCTGATCAAGCTGATGGATCCCCGCTACATTGAGGTATGGGGCAAATTTACGCCAAGAGGCGGCATCTCCATTGACCCTTACTGCAACTACGGCAAGCCGGGCACCAAATACGAGCAGATGGCGGAGCAGCGTCTCTTCAACCACGATATGTATCCGGAGAAAGTGGATAATCGTTAA
- the queE gene encoding 7-carboxy-7-deazaguanine synthase QueE: protein MSTLNKQETQVVDGLTPQIPASAAATIPVLEIFGPTVQGEGMVIGQKTMFVRTAGCDYRCSWCDSAFTWDGSAKDQIQRLSAEDIWQRLTELGGDRFNHVTLSGGNPALLPQLGTLVALLQEKGISMAVETQGSRWQDWLDDIDEVTLSPKPPSSGMETNFDMLDEIVAKLARRPRPYDYSLKVVVFDDRDLEYATLVHQRYPQAQFYVQVGNPDTVRMDVQEHALFLLQRYEELVDKIMAKPELNRVRVLPQLHALIWGNKRGV from the coding sequence ATGAGCACGCTGAATAAGCAGGAAACGCAAGTGGTTGACGGCTTAACGCCGCAAATTCCGGCATCTGCCGCCGCCACCATTCCCGTGCTGGAGATTTTCGGGCCGACCGTCCAAGGCGAGGGCATGGTTATCGGGCAAAAAACGATGTTCGTCCGCACGGCAGGCTGCGATTACCGCTGCAGCTGGTGCGATTCGGCCTTCACCTGGGATGGCAGCGCCAAAGACCAGATTCAGCGCCTCAGCGCGGAAGACATCTGGCAGCGCCTGACCGAGCTGGGCGGCGACCGCTTCAACCATGTCACCCTGTCGGGCGGCAACCCCGCCCTGCTGCCGCAGCTCGGCACCCTGGTCGCTCTGCTGCAGGAGAAAGGCATCTCCATGGCCGTTGAAACCCAAGGCTCCCGCTGGCAGGATTGGCTAGACGACATTGACGAGGTGACGTTGTCCCCCAAACCGCCAAGCTCCGGCATGGAGACCAACTTTGACATGCTGGACGAAATCGTGGCCAAGCTGGCTAGACGTCCCCGTCCTTATGATTACAGCCTGAAGGTTGTCGTATTCGATGACCGTGATTTGGAATACGCGACGCTTGTTCATCAGCGGTACCCGCAGGCCCAGTTTTATGTGCAGGTCGGCAATCCGGATACCGTCCGGATGGATGTTCAGGAGCATGCTTTGTTCCTACTTCAGCGTTATGAAGAGTTAGTGGATAAGATCATGGCCAAACCCGAGCTCAACCGGGTCCGGGTGCTTCCGCAGCTCCACGCCCTCATTTGGGGCAACAAACGCGGTGTATAA